The proteins below come from a single Malus domestica chromosome 03, GDT2T_hap1 genomic window:
- the LOC103418855 gene encoding BEL1-like homeodomain protein 9, producing MEMSGFRHESHVAQQSRRDKLRVNQTSTPPHHLDNLANNSGKLPLHPGLNPDIVQVRNVRNANLLYDPTMFSSEMLDFSINANAPLSAQPAGGESQNFGNWRSTLNPPQSIDWVNNYTSGYQDVVQSSLANSSADQISSHHVAQKHLGGGTMHFSSPSIKFVNTLQDVVTSASQGTQQDQLEMASIVHQRIMENELVRVPSYGNQSNTLRFNSASNSWMDRQPIENRHNWSSGGGGGLEFSTANSVDEEMRTGMSSDFNQQGLSLSLSSNPPSNKLPVAQLIGSQDLHASTDDDDDDDHQALKDLQNSKMGKSSGGYLCSITKPSIISKTCGKSLKDIVGNSSTSAYRSTGPLGPFTGYATILKSSKFLKPAQQVLDEFCWVSDSKILKTCEASERMSGDVSASASVSISIEAGNATETEVVAKRNNSGASSSTFYGSTEISSDGGAASISSESFWPEYQQKKAKLLYMQEEVSRRYKQYHQQMQMVVASFESVAGLSSATPYICMALNAVSRHFRCLTNSIKDQLKHTRKALGEEYMSSSVTAAGTAECSSKGEKNFAKLKYMGLGFQKHNKSGGGSLVGFSEPQQHVWRPQRGLPERSVAILRTWLFEHFLHPYPTDTDKHMLATQTGLSRNQVSNWFINARVRVWKPMVEEIHMLETRGGSFEAGQDPIIKDGNSANEGTSSRPNNDHQLSMNVMPNRQLECSVDAEQRNQEMKRSRLECQVPSNMDGGLMGFVQDQRGGFEAGGLGAVSLTLGLRHGVESAQQQQQLQQQEDQLRQQLGGQMIRDYAG from the exons ATGGAGATGAGTGGCTTTAGGCATGAATCACATGTAGCACAACAAAGTCGGCGAGATAAGTTGAGAGTTAATCAAACTTCAACCCCACCTCACCATCTCGACAATTTAGCAAACAATTCTGGGAAGTTGCCACTCCATCCAGGACTAAACCCAGATATCGTGCAAGTTCGAAATGTGAGGAATGCGAATTTGCTCTATGATCCAACTATGTTTTCTTCTGAAATGCTCGATTTTTCAATCAATGCAAATGCTCCGTTGTCAGCTCAACCCGCCGGCGGCGAGAGTCAGAATTTTGGTAATTGGAGAAGTACTCTTAATCCACCTCAAAGCATAGATTGGGTGAATaattacacaagtggatatcaGGATGTAGTTCAGTCTAGTTTGGCCAACTCATCTGCTGATCAAATTTCTAGTCATCATGTTGCCCAAAAGCACTTGGGAGGAGGAACAATGCACTTTTCGTCCCCTTCGATAAAATTCGTTAACACTCTCCAAGATGTTGTCACTTCAGCTTCTCAAGGGACGCAGCAGGATCAGCTAGAAATGGCTTCAATTGTGCACCAAAGAATCATGGAAAATGAACTTGTTCGCGTTCCAAGCTACGGGAATCAATCGAACACATTGCGCTTCAATAGTGCGAGTAATTCTTGGATGGATCGGCAGCCTATCGAGAATCGCCATAATTGGAGTAGTGGTGGTGGCGGGGGACTAGAATTTAGTACTGCAAACAgtgttgatgaagaaatgaggacCGGTATGAGTAGCGATTTCAACCAACAAGGGCTGTCTCTATCACTCTCATCAAATCCACCATCTAATAAACTGCCTGTGGCTCAATTAATTGGGTCTCAAGATTTACATGCGAGcactgatgatgatgatgatgatgatcatcAAGCACTTAAGGATCTTCAAAATTCGAAAATGGGGAAATCTTCCGGTGGATACTTGTGTTCCATAACAAAGCCATCTATTATTAGCAAAACTTGTGGAAAATCACTTAAAGACATTGTGGGGAATTCTAGTACTAGCGCCTATCGAAGCACTGGTCCTCTTGGTCCTTTCACTGGATATGCAACGATTCTGAAGAGTTCGAAGTTCTTGAAACCGGCTCAACAGGTACTGGATGAATTCTGTTGGGTTAGTGATTCAAAGATACTAAAAACATGTGAGGCATCTGAGAGGATGTCTGGAGATGTGAGTGCTTCGGCCTCGGTTTCAATTTCCATTGAAGCTGGTAATGCAACCGAAACTGAAGTAGTGGCTAAGAGGAACAACTCCGGTGCATCTTCCTCTACGTTTTACGGTTCAACCGAAATTAGCAGTGATGGTGGAGCTGCAAGCATATCTTCTGAGTCCTTTTGGCCGGAGTATCAACAAAAGAAAGCAAAGCTCCTATATATGCAGGAGGAG GTTAGCAGAAGGTACAAGCAATATCATCAACAAATGCAAATGGTGGTTGCTTCCTTCGAATCAGTTGCCGGTCTGAGTTCCGCTACGCCGTACATATGCATGGCCCTAAACGCAGTCTCAAGACACTTCAGGTGTCTTACAAATTCCATCAAGGACCAGCTCAAGCACACAAGGAAGGCTTTGGGAGAGGAATATATGTCATCCTCTGTAACTGCTGCTGGTACTGCTGAGTGCAGTAGTAAAGGTGAGAAAAATTTCGCCAAGCTAAAGTATATGGGCCTAGGTTTCCAAAAGCATAATAAGTCTGGCGGTGGGTCCCTTGTGGGTTTCTCTGAACCCCAACAACACGTCTGGAGACCCCAGAGAGGCCTACCTGAACGTTCAGTAGCCATTCTCAGAACTTGGCTCTTCGAGCATTTTCTTCACCC GTATCCTACTGACACAGATAAGCACATGTTAGCCACTCAAACGGGTCTATCTCGAAACCAG GTGTCAAACTGGTTCATAAACGCCCGAGTGCGCGTTTGGAAGCCCATGGTTGAAGAAATACACATGCTCGAGACCAGAGGAGGCTCCTTCGAAGCAGGCCAAGATCCTATCATTAAGGATGGAAATTCTGCAAATGAAGGCACCAGCAGCAGGCCAAACAATGATCACCAACTAAGCATGAATGTGATGCCCAATAGACAATTAGAGTGCTCAGTTGATGCAGAGCAACGAAATCAGGAGATGAAGAGGTCTAGATTGGAGTGCCAAGTTCCATCAAACATGGACGGAGGATTAATGGGTTTTGTCCAGGACCAGCGAGGAGGGTTTGAGGCTGGGGGACTTGGAGCCGTGTCCCTTACTTTGGGTCTCAGACATGGGGTGGAAAGTGcccagcagcagcaacaactgCAGCAACAAGAGGATCAGCTTCGGCAGCAACTTGGAGGTCAAATGATACGTGATTATGCGGGGTAA